CCGTCCACCATGGCAACGGCGATGCTGGCCGCCACCGCCTGGGCTGCCCAAATGCCGTCGGCATAGTGGCTGATCTGCGCCTCGATCTCCGCCATAGCCGCAGCGCGCTCCGGCTCTCCCGCACAAACGATGCCGATGGGAGCGATGCGCATAGCCGCGCCGTCGTCAATGTGCAAGGCGTTGTCGCGCCCCGACAGAGGAGGGCGCAGGCCTCGTTTGAGGTTTTCCACGGCACCGTAGAGAGGCTTTCCCGCCCGATCGTGTACCCCCCCTTGCCCAAGGATATGCTTGCGCCACGAACGATACACCGCCTCGGAGGTGATCTGCCCTTGATGATCCAGCAGGGTCCGTGCCGTAAGCAGGGCAAACTCCGTATCATCTGTGCCCTTGGCGCCGTCATACAGGTTGGTGATGATGCCATAGCGCTGACGGTAGCCGTGATCCCGCCCAAGATCTCCCAGGGCATCTCCCACCGCCAGCCCCGCCAGACAACCCGCCGCCTTCTGATAACACCGATTTCGGTCCTCGATTAACGTCTCTCTGGTGATCATGATGGTGTATTCCTCACATTGCCTCGTTGGAGGTTGCTGGGAACGTTCCCAAAGCAGGGCGAAAAAAAGAAGAGAGAATAGCGATCAAGCTGATTGCGCCCTCTGCGCGGGCTCCAGCCGTAGGAGCTTGCTCCGCGGCGGCGCAGTGGATCCTCGTTGCACCAGATAGCAGGGGAAGCGATACCGACGGGGCTCCTCGGGGGCCTCGTGCCGCATCCGCTCGAGCAGGAATGTGGCAGCCTGCCATCCCAGAGCATGCTTTTGCTTCGCCACGGTGGTCAAAGGGGGCGTCGTGACGGAGACGGCGTAGATGTCATCCATACCCACGATGGAGATGTCATCGGGGACATGCAATCCCTCCTCCTGCACAGCCCGCAGCGCGCCGATGGCCAGCACATCGTTGGCCGCCAACACCGCCGTCGGCGGCTCGTCCAGCCGCAACAGACGCTTCATACTCTGGTAGCCGAATTCCTGTCCGTAGGGACAAGTGACGACCCATTCCTCGCTTACAGGCAGTCCACGCTCCTGGAAAAACTGCCTGTAACTCTCCAGGCGTGAAGAGCCGCCGGAACGCCGCGAAACGCCGTTGATTAAGCCAATGCGCTCATGCCCCAGGTCTAGCAGGTGCTGTAGGGCCAGGGCCGTACCGGAGAAACTGTCGTTGCCCACCATATCCAGATCCGGGTACTTCCCCCCCAAGCCCAAGACCACCGTGGGAATCCCACTGGCCACCAGATCATCGTTGCTGATCCGGGCTGGATTGATGATGATGCCGGCAAAGCGATTGCGCACCGCCATAGAGAGGAACTCTCGCTCCCGGCGCTCCTCCCAATCGCTGTTGGCGAGCACCGTGGCATATCCCTGCGCGTCCAGAGCGTCCTGCACGCCTCGGGCCACCTCCGGCCAGAAGGGGTTGGTGATGTCGGGCAGAACCAGAAGGATGGTATGAGTGCGCCCCGTACGCAATCCCCCGGCGAGGGCGTTCCGCTCGTACCCCAGCTCAGCGATGGCTTGACGCACGCGGCGGCGCACTTCCGGCCGTACCCACCGATCATCACCG
This Chloroflexota bacterium DNA region includes the following protein-coding sequences:
- a CDS encoding crystallin J1, which gives rise to MITRETLIEDRNRCYQKAAGCLAGLAVGDALGDLGRDHGYRQRYGIITNLYDGAKGTDDTEFALLTARTLLDHQGQITSEAVYRSWRKHILGQGGVHDRAGKPLYGAVENLKRGLRPPLSGRDNALHIDDGAAMRIAPIGIVCAGEPERAAAMAEIEAQISHYADGIWAAQAVAASIAVAMVDGTTEEIIQAGLQQIPADSWLGRSMERAMAICEEAGSVEAAWERLHIDLWTTVHSASPEAIPQIYAIFRLTDGDFHRGMFWGANFGRDADTISAVLGALAGARHGLAVIPPRWVEMTRRPAGVCLKFAAQEDILQVARELAELIR
- a CDS encoding LacI family transcriptional regulator, producing MKRRPTILDVARLAGVSKTTVSRVVNGDDRWVRPEVRRRVRQAIAELGYERNALAGGLRTGRTHTILLVLPDITNPFWPEVARGVQDALDAQGYATVLANSDWEERREREFLSMAVRNRFAGIIINPARISNDDLVASGIPTVVLGLGGKYPDLDMVGNDSFSGTALALQHLLDLGHERIGLINGVSRRSGGSSRLESYRQFFQERGLPVSEEWVVTCPYGQEFGYQSMKRLLRLDEPPTAVLAANDVLAIGALRAVQEEGLHVPDDISIVGMDDIYAVSVTTPPLTTVAKQKHALGWQAATFLLERMRHEAPEEPRRYRFPCYLVQRGSTAPPRSKLLRLEPAQRAQSA